Genomic segment of Peribacillus frigoritolerans:
CAACAAATTCGTGGAGCTGTTGTTCTTCCGAATGGTACTGGTAAAACTCAACGCGTATTAGTATTCGCAAAAGGCGAAAAAGCAAAAGAAGCGGAAGCTGCTGGTGCTGACTACGTTGGCGAATCTGACTACATCAACAAAATCCAACAAGGATGGTTCGAATTCGATGTAATCGTTGCGACTCCAGACATGATGGGTGAAGTTGGTAAACTTGGCCGTGTATTAGGACCTAAAGGTTTAATGCCTAACCCTAAAACTGGCACAGTAACTTTCGATGTAACGAAAGCTGTTAATGAAATCAAAGCTGGTAAAGTTGAATACCGCGTAGATAAAGCTGGTAACATCCACGCTCCAATCGGTAAAGTATCTTTCGAAGATGCTAAACTAGTGGAAAACTTCACTACTAT
This window contains:
- the rplA gene encoding 50S ribosomal protein L1 produces the protein MAKKGKKYLEAAKLVEVSKAYAVTEAIEVAKKANFAKFDATVEVAFRLGVDPKKADQQIRGAVVLPNGTGKTQRVLVFAKGEKAKEAEAAGADYVGESDYINKIQQGWFEFDVIVATPDMMGEVGKLGRVLGPKGLMPNPKTGTVTFDVTKAVNEIKAGKVEYRVDKAGNIHAPIGKVSFEDAKLVENFTTIYDTLLKVKPAAAKGTYMKNVSVTTTMGPGVKVDPSSFK